The Sandaracinaceae bacterium genome has a window encoding:
- a CDS encoding tetratricopeptide repeat protein has product MKRVRALSVGLFTFVFLIGGNCSRTRVESINAMNEGVVLAAQKQYVEAASKLERASQIDPTNDQAFWNLAIVHMEMNKFERAKDDLQRAIDVNPDIAGYHEKLGTVLMELEDWDGAQGAFARAIELDEQLFKAHYKLGQVHERMDSPQDALREYTAAVTSGPRFIEAYRALGRLYADLGYLDESIQVLQSGLQVVVSGTEDEAHLHHLLGTVYQQQQNYDAAVQEFRSALGLMPSLREALFALGWTYSLQDNREEARRYLQRYVDSAGGDAPAHYLKAARDRLVDLGGP; this is encoded by the coding sequence ATGAAGCGTGTCAGGGCCCTCTCCGTCGGCCTCTTTACGTTCGTCTTCTTGATTGGCGGCAACTGCTCGCGCACGCGGGTGGAGTCGATCAACGCGATGAACGAAGGCGTCGTGCTCGCCGCGCAGAAGCAGTACGTGGAGGCCGCCTCGAAGCTCGAGCGAGCCTCGCAGATCGATCCGACGAACGACCAAGCGTTCTGGAACCTGGCCATCGTCCACATGGAGATGAACAAGTTCGAGCGCGCCAAGGACGACCTGCAGCGCGCGATCGACGTCAACCCCGACATCGCCGGCTACCACGAGAAGCTCGGCACCGTGCTGATGGAGCTCGAGGACTGGGACGGCGCCCAGGGCGCGTTCGCGCGGGCCATCGAGCTCGACGAGCAGCTCTTCAAGGCGCACTACAAGCTCGGTCAGGTCCACGAGCGCATGGACAGCCCGCAGGACGCCTTGCGTGAGTACACGGCGGCCGTCACGAGCGGGCCGCGCTTCATCGAGGCCTACCGCGCGCTGGGCCGGCTCTACGCCGACCTCGGCTACCTCGACGAGTCGATCCAGGTGCTCCAGTCGGGGCTCCAGGTCGTGGTCTCCGGCACCGAGGACGAGGCGCACCTGCACCACCTGCTTGGCACCGTCTACCAGCAGCAGCAGAACTACGACGCGGCCGTGCAGGAGTTCCGCAGCGCCCTCGGCCTGATGCCGAGCCTGCGCGAGGCGCTCTTCGCGCTGGGCTGGACCTACTCGCTCCAGGACAACCGCGAGGAGGCGCGCCGCTACCTGCAGCGCTACGTGGACAGCGCCGGCGGCGACGCCCCCGCTCACTACCTGAAGGCGGCCCGCGACCGCCTCGTCGACCTCGGGGGGCCGTGA
- a CDS encoding tetratricopeptide repeat protein has product MSDQENESPEIEMDESVEETAGPAPGREPTEEELAQLAELDETIAKYTEQKRWSDVIKAIVAKAELHPDPAQKVELHAEAGRMYLDKSSNQAEAIKCFEAVLEHDPYNLEAIGQLKESYEKRRDWESLVRIRQRAAKLMDEADRLFEYVEIAQLATQRLRKPDICIELWQSVLEEDPDNHEALESLSQLYERARDWEPLAKVLDKRVEQIADENELKQALQKLGMIYADKIGDDEGAVRAFQRLLTLDPDDRRAQEQLKRRYVSLKAWDELESFYASTEKWDELIRTLEREAEGKDTTDEERTELLFRAAKLWIEQKDKPERAARAYEKILSKDENNLDAALALSPIYEEAGDARKLVSVYEVRLKHAQEPTERVHLLRESGLLYEEKLRKPKEAFDAFLEAFKTDPTQEIIREDVARLAEATNGWDEGIAAYREAIEGATDPDVATDLRLQLGRLLAHVEKIDEAIEQYRAVYDARGDNLEAIEALETLYRQTEKYRELLDIYERRMELEEDPEVRRQLAYGRASLWESELADANNAIDAYQRILDEWGDDESDAYAALDRLYEAEERWADLASTLERRIDLGPESTEELAALKFRLANVAADHLTEAERALELYREVLMLVPEHDGARQRLESFLDTEGLGTHAATILEPIYEMQGQWQPLIRALEVLAAGAGDPHRRLELLEKVGTVQSTQLDDQDAAFDAFGRALGVMPDSQQTLERLELLAGEQNRFADLVKLLEKLAGETTEPMLSRALYLRAAQIHDGQIGDVDAAVRDYNQILESDPGDAEVLDALDALYRRTERWRDLLGVMRRKAELADDPTLQEELLAQNAMIYEEMLEEPDSAIRVYSDILELDPTSQRALVALDRLYEKLERWSDLADNIGRQLSIADDPEAQTSLMLRLAALRETQMGAVDAAIEIYREVLERDPSNEAALEALERLIQSEEHQRLIAGILEPIYRDSSQYEKLIQVHEIQAAHADSADMKVELLHQIAELYEVALEDYGNAFHSFARALGEDPADLNTQEQLERIARATGAFEQLAQVYEQRVEGLEDVSLATQLHVKAATIREEQLGDAETAIAHYQQVLSLDADHIEAATALERLFHMTERYPDLAAILLEKAKILDIPEDQKDHLFRAAAIHEEILEKPEDAIAVYKKVLEVDSEEVRALDKLIELHLRLEKWQPLLGFYERKADIVFDPDEKKSLYLEVGAVYEREIGDVDKAIDTYQRILEIDPDDLTAIQRLDALYQASGNWEELRAILERSADLAGDPNEVISYRYRIADLWDHKLGDSTRAVDGYREILALVPDHQPTLDALERMIQEGKEPNQAALVLEPIYRQYGESARLVAVLEVQIAHEEDPIRRVELLHQVAELHEVQLDQTQEAFQAYARALPFDNANEHTMGSLERLADQLGGWNEVTRLYDVEIEKLRESEPDLLVDMALRVAQIYFIQVEDVDSAIARYRIVLEADEHHIQAIEALDQLYEQTERWAELAGILQKEVQLAPSPEDVLAFQFRLGQVYQHYLNRIDDAIEQYREILAAEPEHSQALGALEMLFAEGVQPLKIGEILEPLYRMSESWDRLIGVQQIQLRYQEDPEERVSMMHRLAEIAEDRASDHQLALEWMQRALLENPTHDHSASEVERLAAMLDRWDQLANTYADVLATHEAPEVVVEVGKRQARIYELELGDVQRAVESYLFVLKANDRERETLENLDRIYTEHGAHEALAETLKKRVAAAEDELSKVELSYRLGWVLENDLGRIDEAVGVYQGILANLDPEHENAIKALQNIYTEKQDWQSLYASFQKELDVVLGDTARSDVTAKMARIASDALQDYDKAIELWKEVLDLRGEDPEALNALGNLYAGLERWAELVEILDREVTVAEDDETRIRIFADMARIFYMRLQKERSAIDSWERVFDIDPTNAEALFGLAEIYERAGQHHERVDTLNRLIDVGAATLDDATLETVYMQLGTLYEHTLEQPVDAIESYRRGLEINPRNFAAMDALERIHRREGEWIDAIQVMETRAAGLDDPGQKVQVLLALAEAWAVHVQDADQGTSAYERVLEHDPNHQLAFDNLEQLHSAAGRWEPLVEMYLNRVESTEDTAEAVELLRRVARVYEEHIDDKDEAFNALQVAWEMDFTDRATSNELERLAGLTQQWNELLNLANTALSQVPDDDAETKIAICLSCAKWYGTELGHPEYAIPYYQQILALDPANAAAMRQMADLYRSTQQWQTLGQVLERLVDVTEEPKDKATVLVEMGALCEDQLATPEQAGRYYQQALDVAPDHVGALEALERTFRREGRWNELLDVLQRKADALEDPDKILETRLLIAENYEDRINDPEQAIDVYQKVLEVDATNLNALKGLERLYAQREQWRELLQVLERQYEVVTTERDRISILTRLASMWEEEFVKPEKAAERLEQVLDIDPNNETALRGLERLYRSMQRWDDLIATYERHVSATPDRTEKVECYAAIGQVYSVEIDDADRAIDSYLNLLAIDEDNAGALDALTRLYEKREDYSQALDMMQQLSRQISEPKQVVDLRFRMGRILDQQLADRDAAVDSYRAALDVEPGHLPSLAAMRKIYIDSGDWLAAARTLEQETQYQQNPRQTSALLVELGRLYDERLDEHDRAIQCYEAAAKQDEDNEEAALPLAEEYVKAGRHEEAYPLLDVLVKRAGKREEHEQHRLSLMLGETALKLEKSEAAIKALTKAYQLDQQHLPTLLKLADAYYQAKDWEKAFKYYQMLLVHHRDSLGRDEITDVFFKLGIVKREQGDRRKALNMFDKALEEDPHHRPTLEAMVSVYEAANDFEQVIHYKKQVLDIADIEERFGLLDEIGDLWHEKVKNSQKAIEAYVEAAALEPDNHRLLHKLLMLYQTTRQWDEAIEIIQRVSDLDDRKAAKAKYAYTVAVILRDEVKDTDRAVEKFNEALDLDEKQLKAFEAINKILNQKKDWKQLERAFRKMLHRISGKDDRDQDLEYNLWHNLGVIYRDRLKQYENAAEAFRVASTIREQDTEHVILAELYTLLGKLDEAISEHQWLLRRDPYRVDSYQKLYKLYFDARAYDKAWCLARTLTFLNKADAEQQQFFADNRPSGPIRPTNRLNDERWLKDLASSEQDLLVSKIFEQIWPAVLSLRIQNDKDAGLNKKHEVDPANSTVTFARTFGFVANVLGMPAPRLFLRTDVQGGLTHMPVYPLASLSGATLLSGFQPSDLMFVAGRHLSDYRPEHYIRTMLKSNTELKTVLMAGLRLSGVVPQVEPAAEQAAQQIATKMQPAQRDALRSLAKRFVDAGARTDIKKWLQAVELTSCRAGLLVCNDLETAARMVTQLGAAGPVDLPPKEKVKELVLFSVSEEYFRLREQLGIRIPLA; this is encoded by the coding sequence GTGTCGGATCAGGAGAACGAGAGCCCCGAGATCGAGATGGACGAGAGCGTCGAGGAGACGGCAGGCCCGGCTCCGGGCCGCGAGCCGACCGAGGAGGAGCTCGCGCAGCTCGCCGAGCTCGACGAGACCATCGCGAAGTACACCGAGCAGAAGCGCTGGTCCGACGTCATCAAGGCGATCGTGGCCAAGGCGGAGCTGCATCCGGACCCCGCGCAGAAGGTCGAGCTCCACGCCGAGGCGGGGCGCATGTACCTGGACAAGTCGTCCAACCAGGCCGAGGCCATCAAGTGCTTCGAGGCGGTCCTGGAGCACGACCCCTACAACCTCGAGGCGATCGGGCAGCTCAAGGAGAGCTACGAGAAGCGTCGGGACTGGGAGTCGCTCGTCCGCATCCGTCAGCGCGCGGCGAAGCTCATGGACGAGGCAGATCGTCTGTTCGAGTACGTCGAGATCGCGCAGCTGGCGACGCAGCGCCTCCGCAAGCCCGACATCTGCATCGAGCTCTGGCAGTCCGTCCTCGAGGAGGACCCGGACAACCACGAGGCGCTCGAGTCTCTCTCGCAGCTCTACGAGCGGGCGCGGGACTGGGAGCCGCTGGCGAAGGTGCTCGACAAGCGGGTCGAGCAGATCGCCGACGAGAACGAGCTGAAGCAGGCGCTGCAGAAGCTCGGGATGATCTACGCCGACAAGATCGGCGACGACGAGGGCGCGGTGCGCGCGTTCCAGCGCCTGCTCACCCTCGATCCCGACGACCGTCGGGCGCAGGAGCAGCTCAAGCGGCGCTACGTGTCGCTGAAGGCCTGGGACGAGCTCGAGAGCTTCTACGCGTCGACGGAGAAGTGGGACGAGCTGATCCGCACCCTCGAGCGCGAGGCCGAGGGCAAGGACACCACCGACGAGGAGCGCACGGAGCTCCTCTTCCGCGCCGCGAAGCTCTGGATCGAGCAGAAGGACAAGCCCGAGCGGGCGGCGCGCGCGTACGAGAAGATCCTCTCGAAGGACGAGAACAACCTCGACGCCGCGCTCGCGCTCTCGCCCATCTACGAAGAGGCGGGCGACGCGCGCAAGCTCGTCAGTGTCTACGAGGTGCGCCTCAAGCACGCGCAGGAGCCGACCGAGCGGGTCCACCTCCTGCGCGAGAGCGGGCTGCTCTACGAGGAGAAGCTCCGCAAGCCGAAGGAAGCGTTCGACGCGTTCCTCGAGGCGTTCAAGACCGATCCCACGCAGGAGATCATCCGCGAGGACGTCGCGCGCCTCGCCGAGGCCACGAACGGCTGGGACGAGGGCATCGCGGCCTATCGCGAGGCGATCGAGGGCGCGACCGACCCGGACGTCGCCACCGATCTCCGGCTCCAGCTCGGGCGCCTGCTCGCCCACGTCGAGAAGATCGACGAGGCGATCGAGCAGTACCGCGCCGTCTACGACGCGCGAGGCGACAACCTCGAGGCGATCGAGGCGCTCGAGACGCTCTACCGCCAGACCGAGAAGTACCGCGAGCTGCTCGACATCTACGAGCGCCGCATGGAGCTCGAGGAGGACCCCGAGGTGCGCCGTCAGCTCGCCTACGGGCGGGCCTCGCTCTGGGAGTCGGAGCTCGCGGACGCGAACAACGCGATCGACGCCTACCAGCGGATCCTCGACGAGTGGGGCGACGACGAGTCCGACGCGTACGCCGCGCTCGACCGCCTGTACGAGGCGGAGGAGCGCTGGGCGGACCTCGCCTCGACCCTCGAGCGACGCATCGACCTCGGGCCGGAGAGCACCGAGGAGCTCGCGGCGCTGAAGTTCCGGCTCGCGAACGTGGCCGCCGACCACCTCACGGAGGCCGAGCGGGCGCTCGAGCTCTACCGCGAGGTGCTCATGCTCGTGCCCGAGCACGACGGGGCGCGTCAGCGCCTCGAGAGCTTCCTCGACACCGAGGGCCTCGGCACCCACGCGGCGACGATCCTCGAGCCCATCTACGAGATGCAGGGCCAGTGGCAGCCGCTGATCCGCGCGCTCGAGGTGCTCGCGGCGGGGGCGGGCGACCCGCACCGACGTCTCGAGCTGCTCGAGAAGGTCGGCACCGTGCAGTCGACGCAGCTCGACGATCAAGACGCCGCGTTCGACGCCTTCGGGCGCGCGCTCGGCGTCATGCCCGACAGCCAGCAGACCCTGGAGCGGCTCGAGCTGCTCGCGGGCGAGCAGAACCGCTTCGCCGACCTCGTGAAGCTGCTCGAGAAGCTCGCGGGCGAGACCACCGAGCCGATGCTGTCCCGCGCGCTCTACCTCCGCGCGGCGCAGATCCATGACGGCCAGATCGGCGACGTCGACGCGGCGGTGCGCGACTACAACCAGATCCTGGAGTCGGATCCGGGCGACGCAGAGGTGCTCGACGCCCTCGACGCGCTCTACCGTCGCACGGAGCGTTGGCGAGATCTCCTCGGCGTGATGCGCCGCAAGGCGGAGCTCGCGGACGACCCGACGCTCCAGGAGGAGCTCCTCGCGCAGAACGCGATGATCTACGAGGAGATGCTGGAGGAGCCCGACAGCGCCATCCGCGTCTACAGCGACATCCTCGAGCTCGACCCGACCAGCCAGCGCGCGCTCGTCGCGCTCGACCGCCTCTACGAGAAGCTCGAGCGCTGGAGCGACCTGGCCGACAACATCGGCCGACAGCTCTCGATCGCCGACGACCCGGAGGCGCAGACGTCCCTGATGCTCCGGCTCGCCGCGCTGCGCGAGACGCAGATGGGCGCGGTCGACGCGGCCATCGAGATCTACCGCGAGGTGCTCGAGCGTGATCCGTCCAACGAGGCGGCGCTCGAGGCGCTCGAGCGGCTGATCCAGAGCGAGGAGCACCAGCGCCTGATCGCCGGGATCCTCGAGCCGATCTACCGCGACTCGAGTCAGTACGAGAAGCTGATCCAGGTCCACGAGATCCAGGCCGCGCACGCCGACAGCGCCGACATGAAGGTCGAGCTGCTGCATCAGATCGCGGAGCTCTACGAGGTCGCGCTCGAGGACTACGGCAACGCGTTCCACTCCTTCGCGCGCGCGCTCGGCGAGGACCCCGCCGACCTGAACACGCAGGAGCAGCTCGAGCGCATCGCGCGCGCCACCGGCGCCTTCGAGCAGCTCGCGCAGGTCTACGAGCAGCGCGTGGAGGGCCTCGAGGACGTCTCGCTGGCGACCCAGCTGCACGTCAAGGCGGCGACCATCCGCGAGGAGCAGCTCGGCGACGCCGAGACGGCCATCGCGCACTACCAGCAGGTGCTCAGCCTCGACGCCGATCACATCGAAGCGGCGACGGCGCTCGAGCGGCTCTTCCACATGACGGAGCGCTACCCGGATCTCGCGGCCATCCTCCTCGAGAAGGCCAAGATCCTCGACATCCCGGAGGACCAGAAGGACCACCTCTTCCGCGCGGCGGCGATCCACGAGGAGATCCTCGAGAAGCCCGAAGACGCCATCGCGGTCTACAAGAAGGTCCTCGAGGTCGACTCCGAGGAGGTGCGCGCCCTCGACAAGCTCATCGAGCTGCACCTGCGCCTCGAGAAGTGGCAGCCGCTGCTGGGCTTCTACGAGCGCAAGGCCGACATCGTCTTCGACCCCGACGAGAAGAAGTCGCTCTACCTCGAGGTGGGCGCGGTCTACGAGCGCGAGATCGGCGACGTCGACAAGGCGATCGACACGTATCAGCGCATCCTCGAGATCGACCCGGACGACCTGACCGCCATCCAGCGCCTCGACGCGCTCTACCAGGCGAGCGGGAACTGGGAGGAGCTGCGCGCCATCCTCGAGCGCTCGGCGGATCTCGCCGGCGACCCGAACGAGGTCATCAGCTACCGCTACCGCATCGCGGATCTCTGGGATCACAAGCTCGGTGACTCGACCCGCGCGGTCGACGGCTACCGGGAGATCCTCGCGCTGGTCCCCGACCACCAACCGACCCTCGACGCGCTCGAGCGCATGATCCAGGAGGGCAAGGAGCCCAACCAGGCTGCGCTCGTGCTCGAGCCGATCTACCGCCAGTACGGCGAGTCGGCGCGCCTCGTCGCCGTCCTCGAGGTGCAGATCGCGCACGAAGAGGACCCCATCCGCCGCGTGGAGCTGCTCCATCAGGTGGCGGAGCTCCACGAGGTGCAGCTCGACCAGACGCAGGAGGCCTTCCAGGCCTACGCGCGCGCGCTGCCCTTCGACAACGCGAACGAGCACACGATGGGCAGCCTCGAGCGGCTCGCCGATCAGCTCGGCGGCTGGAACGAGGTGACCCGGCTCTACGACGTGGAGATCGAGAAGCTCCGCGAGAGCGAGCCCGATCTGCTCGTCGACATGGCCCTGCGCGTCGCGCAGATCTACTTCATCCAGGTCGAGGACGTGGACAGCGCCATCGCGCGCTACCGCATCGTGCTCGAGGCGGACGAGCACCACATCCAGGCCATCGAGGCGCTCGACCAGCTCTACGAGCAGACGGAGCGCTGGGCCGAGCTCGCGGGGATCCTCCAGAAGGAGGTGCAGCTCGCGCCGAGCCCGGAGGACGTGCTCGCCTTCCAGTTCCGGCTGGGTCAGGTCTACCAGCACTACCTCAACCGGATCGACGACGCGATCGAGCAGTACCGCGAGATCCTCGCGGCGGAGCCCGAGCACAGCCAGGCGCTCGGCGCGCTCGAGATGCTCTTCGCGGAGGGCGTGCAGCCCCTGAAGATCGGCGAGATCCTCGAGCCGCTCTACCGCATGAGCGAGTCCTGGGACCGGCTCATCGGCGTGCAGCAGATCCAGCTGCGTTACCAGGAGGATCCCGAGGAGCGGGTCTCCATGATGCACCGCCTCGCGGAGATCGCAGAGGACCGGGCGTCGGATCATCAGCTGGCGCTCGAGTGGATGCAGCGCGCCTTGCTGGAGAACCCCACGCACGACCACAGCGCGAGCGAGGTCGAGCGTCTCGCGGCCATGCTGGACCGCTGGGACCAGCTCGCCAACACCTACGCGGACGTGCTCGCCACGCACGAGGCGCCCGAGGTGGTCGTCGAGGTCGGCAAGCGCCAGGCGCGCATCTACGAGCTCGAGCTGGGCGACGTGCAGCGCGCGGTGGAGTCCTACCTCTTCGTGCTCAAGGCGAACGACCGCGAGCGCGAGACGCTGGAGAACCTCGACCGCATCTACACCGAGCACGGCGCGCACGAGGCGCTCGCGGAGACGCTCAAGAAGCGCGTCGCCGCGGCGGAGGACGAGCTGTCCAAGGTCGAGCTGAGCTACCGGCTCGGCTGGGTCCTCGAGAACGATCTCGGCCGCATCGACGAGGCGGTCGGCGTCTACCAGGGCATCCTCGCCAACCTCGACCCCGAGCACGAGAACGCCATCAAGGCGCTCCAGAACATCTACACCGAGAAGCAGGACTGGCAGAGCCTCTACGCGAGCTTCCAGAAGGAGCTCGACGTGGTGCTCGGTGACACCGCGCGCAGCGACGTCACCGCGAAGATGGCGCGCATCGCGTCGGACGCGCTCCAGGACTACGACAAGGCGATCGAGCTCTGGAAGGAGGTCCTGGACCTCCGAGGCGAGGACCCCGAGGCGCTCAACGCGCTCGGCAACCTCTACGCCGGGCTCGAGCGCTGGGCCGAGCTGGTCGAGATCCTCGACCGCGAGGTGACGGTCGCGGAGGACGACGAGACCCGCATCCGCATCTTCGCGGACATGGCGCGCATCTTCTACATGCGCCTGCAGAAGGAGCGGAGCGCGATCGACAGCTGGGAGCGCGTCTTCGACATCGACCCGACGAACGCCGAGGCGCTCTTCGGGCTGGCGGAGATCTACGAGCGCGCCGGTCAGCATCACGAGCGGGTCGACACCCTCAACCGGCTGATCGACGTCGGCGCGGCCACCCTGGACGACGCCACGCTCGAGACCGTCTACATGCAGCTGGGCACGCTCTACGAGCACACGCTCGAGCAGCCCGTCGACGCCATCGAGAGCTACCGTCGAGGGCTCGAGATCAACCCGCGCAACTTCGCCGCGATGGACGCGCTCGAGCGCATCCATCGGCGCGAGGGCGAGTGGATCGACGCCATCCAGGTGATGGAGACCCGCGCCGCCGGGCTCGACGATCCCGGCCAGAAGGTCCAGGTCCTGCTCGCCCTCGCCGAGGCGTGGGCGGTGCACGTCCAGGACGCCGACCAGGGCACCAGCGCGTACGAGCGCGTGCTCGAGCACGACCCGAACCACCAGCTGGCGTTCGACAACCTCGAGCAGCTTCACAGCGCCGCGGGCCGCTGGGAGCCGCTCGTCGAGATGTACCTCAACCGGGTCGAGTCGACGGAGGACACCGCAGAGGCGGTGGAGCTCCTGCGGCGCGTGGCGCGGGTCTACGAGGAGCACATCGACGACAAGGACGAGGCGTTCAACGCGCTCCAGGTCGCGTGGGAGATGGACTTCACGGACCGCGCGACCTCGAACGAGCTCGAGCGGCTCGCGGGGCTCACCCAGCAGTGGAACGAGCTGCTGAACCTCGCGAACACCGCGCTGTCGCAGGTGCCCGACGACGACGCCGAGACCAAGATCGCCATCTGTCTCAGCTGCGCGAAGTGGTACGGCACGGAGCTGGGTCACCCCGAGTACGCGATCCCGTACTACCAGCAGATCCTCGCGCTCGATCCGGCCAACGCCGCGGCGATGCGCCAGATGGCGGACCTCTACCGCAGCACGCAGCAGTGGCAGACCCTGGGGCAGGTCCTCGAGCGCCTCGTCGACGTGACGGAGGAGCCGAAGGACAAGGCGACGGTGCTCGTCGAGATGGGCGCGCTCTGCGAGGACCAGCTCGCGACGCCCGAGCAGGCGGGCCGCTACTACCAGCAGGCGCTCGACGTCGCGCCCGATCACGTGGGCGCGCTCGAGGCGCTCGAGCGGACCTTCCGGCGGGAAGGTCGCTGGAACGAGCTGCTCGACGTGCTCCAGCGCAAGGCGGACGCCCTCGAGGACCCGGACAAGATCCTCGAGACGCGCCTCCTCATCGCGGAGAACTACGAGGATCGGATCAACGATCCCGAGCAGGCCATCGACGTCTACCAGAAGGTGCTCGAGGTCGATGCGACGAACCTGAACGCGCTCAAGGGGCTCGAGCGGCTCTACGCGCAGCGCGAGCAGTGGCGTGAGCTCCTCCAGGTGCTCGAGCGGCAGTACGAGGTCGTCACCACCGAGCGCGATCGCATCTCCATCCTCACGCGCCTGGCGTCGATGTGGGAGGAGGAGTTCGTCAAGCCCGAGAAGGCGGCCGAGCGGCTCGAGCAGGTGCTCGACATCGACCCGAACAACGAGACCGCGCTCCGTGGCCTCGAGCGGCTCTACCGCAGCATGCAGCGGTGGGACGACCTCATCGCGACCTACGAGCGGCACGTCAGCGCCACGCCCGACCGCACCGAGAAGGTCGAGTGCTACGCGGCCATCGGCCAGGTCTACTCGGTCGAGATCGACGACGCGGACCGCGCCATCGACAGCTACCTGAACCTGCTCGCGATCGACGAGGACAACGCGGGCGCGCTCGACGCGCTCACGCGGCTCTACGAGAAGCGTGAGGACTACAGCCAGGCGCTCGACATGATGCAGCAGCTGTCGCGGCAGATCAGCGAGCCGAAGCAGGTCGTGGATCTGCGCTTCCGCATGGGCCGGATCCTCGACCAGCAGCTCGCGGATCGCGACGCGGCGGTCGACAGCTACCGCGCCGCGCTCGACGTCGAGCCCGGTCACCTCCCGTCGCTCGCCGCGATGCGGAAGATCTACATCGACTCCGGCGACTGGCTGGCGGCGGCGCGCACGCTCGAGCAGGAGACGCAGTACCAGCAGAACCCGCGGCAGACGAGCGCGCTGCTGGTGGAGCTCGGGCGGCTCTACGACGAGCGCCTCGACGAGCACGACCGGGCCATCCAGTGCTACGAGGCCGCGGCCAAGCAGGACGAGGACAACGAGGAAGCGGCCTTGCCCCTCGCCGAGGAGTACGTCAAGGCGGGGCGCCACGAGGAGGCCTACCCGCTCCTCGACGTGCTCGTGAAGCGGGCCGGCAAGCGTGAGGAGCACGAGCAGCACCGGCTCTCGCTCATGCTCGGTGAGACGGCGCTGAAGCTCGAGAAGAGCGAGGCGGCCATCAAGGCGCTCACCAAGGCCTACCAGCTCGACCAGCAGCACCTCCCGACGCTGCTGAAGCTGGCCGACGCCTACTACCAGGCGAAGGACTGGGAGAAGGCGTTCAAGTACTACCAGATGCTCCTCGTGCACCACCGGGACTCGCTCGGGCGCGACGAGATCACGGACGTCTTCTTCAAGCTGGGCATCGTCAAGCGCGAGCAGGGGGACCGCCGCAAGGCGCTCAACATGTTCGACAAGGCCCTCGAAGAGGACCCGCATCACCGCCCCACGCTCGAGGCGATGGTGAGCGTCTACGAGGCGGCGAACGACTTCGAGCAGGTCATCCACTACAAGAAGCAGGTCCTCGACATCGCGGACATCGAGGAGCGCTTCGGCCTCCTCGACGAGATCGGCGACCTCTGGCACGAGAAGGTCAAGAACTCGCAGAAGGCGATCGAGGCCTACGTGGAGGCGGCGGCCCTCGAGCCGGACAACCACCGCCTGCTGCACAAGCTGCTGATGCTCTACCAGACGACGCGGCAGTGGGATGAGGCCATCGAGATCATCCAGCGCGTCAGCGACCTCGACGATCGCAAGGCCGCCAAGGCGAAGTACGCCTACACGGTGGCGGTCATCTTGCGCGACGAGGTCAAGGACACCGACCGCGCGGTCGAGAAGTTCAACGAGGCGCTCGACCTCGACGAGAAGCAGCTGAAGGCCTTCGAGGCGATCAACAAGATCCTCAACCAGAAGAAGGACTGGAAGCAGCTCGAGCGCGCCTTCCGCAAGATGCTCCACCGCATCAGCGGCAAGGACGATCGGGACCAGGACCTCGAGTACAACCTCTGGCACAACCTCGGCGTCATCTACCGAGACCGCCTGAAGCAGTACGAGAACGCGGCCGAGGCCTTCCGGGTCGCGAGCACCATCCGGGAGCAGGACACCGAGCACGTCATCCTGGCGGAGCTCTACACGCTGCTCGGCAAGCTCGACGAGGCCATCAGCGAGCACCAGTGGCTGCTCCGGCGCGATCCCTACCGCGTCGACAGCTACCAGAAGCTCTACAAGCTCTACTTCGACGCGCGCGCGTACGACAAGGCGTGGTGCTTGGCGCGGACGCTCACGTTCCTCAACAAGGCGGACGCCGAGCAGCAGCAGTTCTTCGCGGACAACCGGCCGAGCGGGCCCATCCGCCCGACGAACCGGCTCAACGACGAGCGCTGGCTGAAGGATCTGGCGTCGTCGGAGCAGGACCTGCTGGTCTCGAAGATCTTCGAGCAGATCTGGCCCGCGGTGCTCTCGCTGCGCATCCAGAACGACAAGGACGCCGGGCTGAACAAGAAGCACGAGGTCGATCCGGCGAACAGCACGGTGACCTTCGCGCGGACCTTCGGCTTCGTGGCGAACGTGCTCGGCATGCCCGCGCCGCGGCTCTTCCTGCGCACCGACGTGCAGGGCGGCCTGACGCACATGCCGGTCTACCCGCTCGCCTCGCTCAGCGGCGCGACGCTGCTCAGCGGCTTCCAGCCCTCGGACCTGATGTTCGTCGCCGGGCGTCACCTCAGCGACTACCGGCCCGAGCACTACATCCGCACCATGCTCAAGTCGAACACCGAGCTGAAGACGGTGCTCATGGCGGGGCTCCGGCTCAGCGGCGTGGTGCCGCAGGTCGAGCCCGCGGCCGAGCAGGCGGCGCAGCAGATCGCGACGAAGATGCAGCCGGCCCAGCGCGACGCCCTGCGGAGCCTGGCCAAGCGCTTCGTGGACGCGGGCGCGCGCACCGACATCAAGAAGTGGCTCCAGGCGGTCGAGCTGACGTCGTGCCGCGCCGGGCTCCTGGTCTGCAACGACCTCGAGACCGCCGCGCGCATGGTCACCCAGCTCGGCGCGGCCGGCCCGGTCGACCTCCCGCCGAAGGAGAAGGTCAAGGAGCTCGTCCTCTTCAGCGTGAGCGAGGAGTACTTCCGGCTGCGCGAGCAGCTCGGGATCCGCATCCCGCTCGCGTGA